A region from the Streptomyces tsukubensis genome encodes:
- a CDS encoding HtaA domain-containing protein, whose translation MSATSRRRTAIVAASATAVALGATALSLPAFAAAPETAPAAADTRTAAAAGIPLTAGTLDWGFLEDFRGYVVGSAEGTITVADGARQAANNGPFTFPDGTGSYDGATATTTTDFKGSVTFTSAKHRFRVTLSDLKYSGDRVNGAVTADVTSGDKKSEDVELAALDVAKAERSAGRTGPMLFKNIPAKLTAAGADALALPYKAGQVLDPVNLSVTLGSSPGGPGGGTSTGTSTGTSSGTSTGTSAGTSAGTSAGTSTGTTAGTGNGGATGGGSETDPGALVDGNLDWGVKASFREYVTTGFGQGKIEVSGGTKTTADGYRFPKGKGSFDAAGKTLKASFDGQVRFLGHQKPDTKEYLLDLRLSDLRVTVDGTKGVLSADVSTKDKDTGKPASYNDLGIGTLTVPAGALKEKNKVVTLGGVPVVLTADGSAKAFSGMYKPGVALDPLTVAVSLDKSGQLPGGPAGSSAGSSAGSSSGGSTGGSATGGSSTDGGATTGGGTTGGTTGGSVGGSTGGSTGDATADSTGGSLAATGAGAPTGGLLAAAAGIAAAGAGAVFLTRRRKQAQAS comes from the coding sequence ATGTCAGCAACGAGTCGACGCCGTACGGCCATCGTCGCCGCGTCCGCCACCGCGGTCGCGCTCGGCGCCACCGCCCTCAGCCTCCCGGCCTTCGCGGCGGCCCCCGAAACCGCCCCGGCCGCCGCCGACACCCGTACGGCGGCCGCGGCCGGGATCCCGCTGACGGCGGGCACCCTGGACTGGGGCTTCCTGGAGGACTTCCGCGGCTATGTCGTCGGCAGCGCCGAAGGCACGATCACCGTCGCCGACGGAGCCCGCCAGGCCGCGAACAACGGTCCGTTCACCTTCCCCGACGGCACCGGCTCCTACGACGGGGCGACCGCGACCACCACCACCGACTTCAAGGGCTCGGTGACCTTCACCTCCGCGAAGCACCGGTTCCGGGTCACCCTCTCGGACCTCAAGTACAGCGGTGACCGCGTCAACGGCGCCGTCACGGCCGACGTCACCTCCGGCGACAAGAAGTCGGAGGACGTCGAACTCGCCGCGCTCGATGTGGCGAAGGCCGAGCGCAGCGCCGGTCGGACCGGGCCGATGCTCTTCAAGAACATCCCGGCGAAGCTGACCGCGGCGGGCGCGGACGCCCTGGCGCTCCCGTACAAGGCGGGGCAGGTGCTGGACCCCGTGAACCTGAGCGTGACGCTCGGCTCGTCGCCCGGCGGCCCGGGCGGCGGCACGAGCACCGGTACGAGCACCGGTACGAGCAGTGGTACGAGTACGGGTACGAGTGCCGGGACCAGCGCGGGTACGAGTGCGGGCACGAGCACCGGCACCACCGCCGGGACCGGCAACGGCGGCGCAACCGGCGGCGGATCCGAGACCGACCCCGGTGCCCTGGTCGACGGCAACCTCGACTGGGGTGTGAAGGCGAGCTTCCGCGAGTACGTGACCACCGGCTTCGGCCAGGGGAAGATCGAAGTCTCCGGCGGTACGAAGACCACCGCCGACGGCTACCGCTTCCCCAAGGGGAAGGGCAGCTTCGACGCCGCGGGCAAGACCCTCAAGGCGTCCTTCGACGGCCAGGTGCGCTTCCTCGGCCACCAGAAGCCGGACACCAAGGAGTACCTCCTCGACCTGCGCCTCAGCGACCTCCGGGTGACGGTCGACGGCACCAAGGGTGTGCTCTCGGCGGATGTGTCCACCAAGGACAAGGACACCGGCAAGCCCGCCTCGTACAACGATCTCGGCATCGGCACCCTCACTGTGCCCGCGGGCGCGCTGAAGGAGAAGAACAAGGTCGTCACCCTCGGCGGAGTGCCCGTTGTGCTCACCGCCGACGGCAGCGCCAAGGCGTTCAGCGGGATGTACAAGCCGGGCGTCGCACTGGACCCGCTGACGGTCGCGGTCTCCCTGGACAAGTCCGGTCAGCTGCCGGGCGGTCCGGCCGGTTCCTCGGCCGGTTCCTCGGCCGGTTCGTCGAGCGGTGGCTCCACCGGAGGCTCGGCCACCGGAGGCTCGTCCACCGACGGCGGTGCGACGACCGGCGGCGGTACGACCGGAGGCACCACCGGAGGGTCCGTCGGCGGCTCCACGGGCGGTTCCACAGGCGATGCGACAGCTGATTCGACGGGCGGCTCCCTCGCCGCCACCGGCGCCGGGGCCCCGACCGGCGGGCTGCTCGCCGCCGCCGCGGGCATCGCGGCGGCGGGTGCGGGCGCCGTCTTCCTGACGCGCCGCCGCAAGCAGGCGCAGGCCTCCTGA
- a CDS encoding HtaA domain-containing protein has translation MPPYRPARAFAAALLAALLGALLPAGAARAAEGTVSGGRLDWGIKSSFQTYVTGPIANGNYRLTGGAATIGGSQFRFHSAKGSYNPETGAFEARFSGGVRFTGHRKPDGSNELELSVSRPTVRISGGRGTLHVDMVSKARTTGKVTTSTQVPFAALNLSGVNMRGGRGPVRLNNIPATLTGQGATAFAGFYTAGTPLDPISLGVDVVEPRQSAAPPKPTPETKPSATAKDTARGALRDAAVDWGVRRTFREYVTGSIAQGKWTLSGGAQDGGALFRFPSGKGTYDPKTQSLDAVFTGAVRFTGQHLDLTLTKVTAKISGGKGVLSADVANGTRTTPAVPLITFPATGFAPKNGLAALTEAPATLTAGGAQAFGNMYKAGTEMDPVSLAVAVDAGARLPALPDLGSAPAAETPSAAPSPSAAAPDAAPAASAADSSASSGVFIAVGAGVLAAASAIALYAVRRRRRVTAAPGTTTTD, from the coding sequence ATGCCGCCGTACCGACCGGCCCGGGCGTTCGCCGCCGCGCTGCTCGCGGCCCTGCTCGGGGCGCTGCTCCCGGCCGGGGCCGCCCGGGCGGCCGAAGGCACGGTGTCCGGCGGCCGACTCGACTGGGGCATCAAGTCCTCGTTCCAGACGTATGTCACCGGCCCCATCGCCAACGGCAACTACCGGCTGACGGGAGGTGCCGCCACCATCGGCGGCAGCCAGTTCCGCTTCCACTCCGCCAAGGGTTCGTACAACCCCGAAACGGGTGCCTTCGAAGCCCGCTTCAGCGGCGGCGTCCGCTTCACCGGACACCGCAAGCCCGACGGCAGCAACGAACTCGAACTCTCCGTCAGCCGCCCCACGGTCAGGATCTCCGGCGGCCGCGGCACCCTCCACGTCGATATGGTCAGCAAGGCCCGCACCACCGGCAAGGTCACCACCTCCACCCAGGTGCCCTTCGCCGCGCTCAACCTCTCCGGGGTGAACATGCGCGGCGGCCGCGGTCCGGTCCGGCTGAACAACATCCCCGCCACCCTCACCGGCCAGGGCGCCACCGCCTTCGCCGGGTTCTACACCGCGGGCACCCCCCTCGACCCGATCAGCCTCGGCGTCGACGTCGTCGAACCCCGGCAGTCCGCCGCCCCGCCGAAGCCCACCCCCGAGACGAAGCCGAGCGCCACGGCGAAGGACACCGCCCGGGGCGCTCTGCGCGACGCCGCCGTCGACTGGGGCGTCCGCCGCACCTTCCGCGAGTACGTCACCGGCTCCATCGCCCAGGGCAAGTGGACCCTCTCCGGCGGTGCGCAGGACGGCGGCGCCCTGTTCCGCTTCCCGAGCGGCAAGGGCACGTACGACCCGAAGACACAGAGCCTGGACGCGGTCTTCACCGGTGCCGTCCGCTTCACCGGACAGCACCTCGACCTCACCCTTACCAAGGTCACCGCGAAGATCAGCGGCGGCAAGGGCGTCCTCAGCGCCGACGTCGCGAACGGCACCCGCACCACACCGGCCGTACCGCTGATCACCTTCCCCGCCACCGGATTCGCCCCGAAGAACGGCCTCGCGGCCCTCACCGAGGCCCCGGCCACGCTCACTGCGGGCGGCGCGCAGGCCTTCGGGAACATGTACAAGGCGGGCACCGAGATGGACCCGGTCTCCCTCGCCGTGGCCGTCGACGCGGGCGCCCGGCTCCCGGCCCTGCCCGATCTGGGCAGCGCACCGGCCGCCGAGACCCCCTCGGCCGCCCCGTCCCCCTCGGCGGCGGCCCCCGATGCCGCTCCGGCCGCGTCCGCCGCCGATTCCTCTGCTTCCTCCGGTGTGTTCATCGCCGTCGGCGCGGGCGTCCTCGCCGCCGCGTCGGCGATCGCCCTCTATGCCGTCCGCCGCCGCAGGCGCGTGACGGCGGCGCCCGGCACCACGACCACCGACTGA
- a CDS encoding heme/hemin ABC transporter substrate-binding protein — protein MPQPWTTPPPRRQDGAPVPTDRRTPPGRGRNVPPGPRRTARTARTARTARTARTARTARTARTARTARTGRTALAALALVFAVAVTGCSSGSPAPGGGAGGKPGASAPPDRVEPLGSVPSPRLPAAVISADGRKVTVTAVDRIVPLSGSLSEIVYTLGLGERVVARDVTATFEQAKDLPVVTRGHDVSAESVLSLKPSLVIADTTTGPDEAIDQIRDAGVPLITVPTAKSLADVRTRIEAVAAALGVETAGDALVERTEKRIAAVQKTIPAPAEGKKPRVAFLYLRGSASVYLLGGADSGASSLLEAAGAVDAGKESGLEKDFTAITSEALAKAAPDAILVMSKGLASVDGVDGLVKIPGVAQTPAGMDRRVVSVDDGVLLNYGPRTDQVLNSLVEQLHGTPGGKGTGA, from the coding sequence ATGCCCCAGCCCTGGACGACGCCTCCGCCACGAAGACAGGACGGTGCCCCGGTGCCAACGGACCGCAGAACTCCCCCAGGCCGCGGCCGGAACGTCCCGCCCGGCCCGCGACGCACGGCACGCACCGCACGCACGGCACGTACGGCACGTACGGCACGCACCGCACGTACGGCACGCACCGCACGTACGGCACGCACGGCACGTACAGGGCGTACGGCGCTGGCCGCGCTCGCCCTGGTGTTCGCCGTGGCGGTGACGGGCTGCAGCAGCGGCTCCCCCGCACCGGGCGGCGGCGCGGGCGGGAAACCGGGGGCTTCGGCGCCGCCCGACCGGGTCGAACCGCTGGGGTCCGTACCGTCGCCCCGGCTGCCCGCCGCCGTGATCTCAGCCGACGGCCGGAAGGTGACGGTCACCGCCGTCGACCGGATCGTTCCGCTGTCGGGCTCCCTCAGCGAGATCGTCTACACCCTGGGCCTCGGGGAGCGGGTGGTGGCCCGGGACGTCACCGCCACCTTCGAGCAGGCGAAGGACCTGCCGGTGGTGACCCGCGGCCACGACGTCTCGGCCGAGAGCGTGCTCTCCCTCAAGCCCTCCCTGGTCATCGCCGACACCACGACCGGGCCCGACGAGGCGATCGACCAGATCCGGGACGCGGGTGTGCCCCTGATCACGGTCCCGACGGCGAAGTCGCTGGCCGATGTCCGTACCCGCATCGAAGCGGTCGCCGCGGCGCTCGGCGTCGAAACGGCCGGGGATGCGCTCGTCGAGCGGACCGAGAAGCGCATCGCGGCCGTGCAGAAGACCATCCCGGCACCGGCCGAGGGCAAGAAGCCCCGGGTCGCCTTCCTCTATCTGCGCGGCTCCGCCTCCGTCTATCTCCTCGGCGGCGCCGACTCGGGCGCCTCGTCGCTGCTGGAGGCGGCGGGCGCGGTCGACGCGGGCAAGGAGTCAGGTCTGGAGAAGGACTTCACCGCCATCACCAGCGAGGCCCTGGCGAAGGCGGCGCCGGACGCGATCCTGGTGATGTCGAAGGGGCTGGCGTCGGTCGACGGCGTCGACGGGCTGGTGAAGATCCCCGGCGTCGCTCAGACCCCGGCCGGAATGGACCGCCGGGTGGT